One Numenius arquata chromosome 10, bNumArq3.hap1.1, whole genome shotgun sequence DNA segment encodes these proteins:
- the MFSD8 gene encoding major facilitator superfamily domain-containing protein 8 isoform X6: MYLTMFLSSVGFSIVIMSVWPYLQKIDPTADASFLGWIIASYSIGQMVASPLFGVWSNYRPRREPLVVSTTISVAANCLYAYVHLPHSHNKYYMLTARALVGFGAGNVAVVRSYIAGATSLKERTSAMANTSACQAVGFILGPEHRVDDMGRQCKSINFEEESGGLDQDAEGNIDHVAVVAINVLFFVILFVFAVFETIATPLTMDMYSWTRKEAVFYNGIILSVVGIESVIVFMVVKTLSKKTGERAILHGGLLVVLVGFFILLPWGKKLPNIQWQEIKNNSIPRATSTEMLMPFWSLQALQLPSNHTAEPVGCPITQSWCLNTPMIYLAQYITSDILIGLGYPVCNVMSYTLYSKILGPKPQGVYMGWLTASGSGARILGPVFVSQIYTHLGPRWAFSLICGVVVVSLLLLEIVYKRLIAFSVRYGRMQEENC, from the exons ATGTATCTTACTATGTTTCTCAGTAGTGTAG GTTTCTCAATTGTAATTATGTCTGTGTGGCCATATCTCCAAAAG ATTGATCCGACAGCAGATGCGAGTTTCTTGGGTTGGATAATAGCTTCATATAGCATTGGCCAAATGGTCGCCTCTCCCCTGTTCGGTGTGTGGTCCAATTACAGGCCAAGGAGAGAACCTCTCGTTGTTTCAACTACTATTTCAGTAGCTGCTAATTGTCTTTATGCCTACGTCCATTTACCTCATTCACACAACAAATACTACATGCTGACTGCACGTGCTCTTGTGGGATTTGGAGCAG gaaACGTGGCTGTAGTTCGATCGTATATTGCAGGTGCCACTTCTCTTAAGGAAAGAACAAGTGCCATGGCCAATACCAGTGCCTGCCAAGCAGTTGGCTTCATATTAGGACCAG AGCATCGAGTGGATGACATGGGACGGCAATGCAAAAGTATCAATTTTGAAGAAG AAAGTGGTGGTCTGGATCAGGATGCAGAAGGAAACATTGACCATGTTGCTGTGGTAGCAATCAATGTTCTTTTCTTTGTCATCTTGTTTGTGTTTGCTGTCTTTGAAAC TATAGCTACTCCACTGACAATGGATATGTATTCCTGGACCAGGAAAGAAGCCGTTTTTTATAATGGAATAATCCTTAGTGTGGTTGGCATTGAATCGGTTATTGTTTTCATGGTGGTTAAAACGCTATCTAAAAA GACTGGTGAGCGTGCCATACTCCATGGAGGCTTACTAGTTGTCTTGGTTGGATTCTTTATCTTACTGCCTTGGGGGAAAAAACTACCGAACATCCAGTGGCAAG aaataaagaataacTCCATTCCCAGAGCAACTTCCACTGAAATGCTAATGCCTTTCTGGAGTTTGCAAGCGCTGCAGCTTCCATCCAACCACACAGCGGAACCCGTGGGCTGCCCCATCACACAGTCCTGGTGCCTAAACACTCCAATGATCTACCTGGCCCAGTATATCACCTCTGACATACTAATAGGATTGGGCTATCCAGTTTGTAACGTCATGTCCTACACTTTATACTCAAAAATTCTAGGACCAAAGCCTCAG GGTGTCTACATGGGATGGTTAACTGCCTCTGGAAGTGGAGCACGGATACTTGGGCCTGTTTTTGTGAGCCAAATATACACTCACCTGGGACCACGCTGGGCATTTAGCTTAATCTGCGGAGTTGTTGTAGTCTCTCTCTTACTCCTGGAGATAGTATACAAGAGACTAATTGCATTTTCTGTCAGATATGGAAGGATGCAAGAAGAgaattgttaa
- the MFSD8 gene encoding major facilitator superfamily domain-containing protein 8 isoform X2, whose translation MFLSSVGFSIVIMSVWPYLQKIDPTADASFLGWIIASYSIGQMVASPLFGVWSNYRPRREPLVVSTTISVAANCLYAYVHLPHSHNKYYMLTARALVGFGAGNVAVVRSYIAGATSLKERTSAMANTSACQAVGFILGPEHRVDDMGRQCKSINFEEESGGLDQDAEGNIDHVAVVAINVLFFVILFVFAVFETIATPLTMDMYSWTRKEAVFYNGIILSVVGIESVIVFMVVKTLSKKTGERAILHGGLLVVLVGFFILLPWGKKLPNIQWQEIKNNSIPRATSTEMLMPFWSLQALQLPSNHTAEPVGCPITQSWCLNTPMIYLAQYITSDILIGLGYPVCNVMSYTLYSKILGPKPQGVYMGWLTASGSGARILGPVFVSQIYTHLGPRWAFSLICGVVVVSLLLLEIVYKRLIAFSVRYGRMQEENC comes from the exons ATGTTTCTCAGTAGTGTAG GTTTCTCAATTGTAATTATGTCTGTGTGGCCATATCTCCAAAAG ATTGATCCGACAGCAGATGCGAGTTTCTTGGGTTGGATAATAGCTTCATATAGCATTGGCCAAATGGTCGCCTCTCCCCTGTTCGGTGTGTGGTCCAATTACAGGCCAAGGAGAGAACCTCTCGTTGTTTCAACTACTATTTCAGTAGCTGCTAATTGTCTTTATGCCTACGTCCATTTACCTCATTCACACAACAAATACTACATGCTGACTGCACGTGCTCTTGTGGGATTTGGAGCAG gaaACGTGGCTGTAGTTCGATCGTATATTGCAGGTGCCACTTCTCTTAAGGAAAGAACAAGTGCCATGGCCAATACCAGTGCCTGCCAAGCAGTTGGCTTCATATTAGGACCAG AGCATCGAGTGGATGACATGGGACGGCAATGCAAAAGTATCAATTTTGAAGAAG AAAGTGGTGGTCTGGATCAGGATGCAGAAGGAAACATTGACCATGTTGCTGTGGTAGCAATCAATGTTCTTTTCTTTGTCATCTTGTTTGTGTTTGCTGTCTTTGAAAC TATAGCTACTCCACTGACAATGGATATGTATTCCTGGACCAGGAAAGAAGCCGTTTTTTATAATGGAATAATCCTTAGTGTGGTTGGCATTGAATCGGTTATTGTTTTCATGGTGGTTAAAACGCTATCTAAAAA GACTGGTGAGCGTGCCATACTCCATGGAGGCTTACTAGTTGTCTTGGTTGGATTCTTTATCTTACTGCCTTGGGGGAAAAAACTACCGAACATCCAGTGGCAAG aaataaagaataacTCCATTCCCAGAGCAACTTCCACTGAAATGCTAATGCCTTTCTGGAGTTTGCAAGCGCTGCAGCTTCCATCCAACCACACAGCGGAACCCGTGGGCTGCCCCATCACACAGTCCTGGTGCCTAAACACTCCAATGATCTACCTGGCCCAGTATATCACCTCTGACATACTAATAGGATTGGGCTATCCAGTTTGTAACGTCATGTCCTACACTTTATACTCAAAAATTCTAGGACCAAAGCCTCAG GGTGTCTACATGGGATGGTTAACTGCCTCTGGAAGTGGAGCACGGATACTTGGGCCTGTTTTTGTGAGCCAAATATACACTCACCTGGGACCACGCTGGGCATTTAGCTTAATCTGCGGAGTTGTTGTAGTCTCTCTCTTACTCCTGGAGATAGTATACAAGAGACTAATTGCATTTTCTGTCAGATATGGAAGGATGCAAGAAGAgaattgttaa
- the MFSD8 gene encoding major facilitator superfamily domain-containing protein 8 isoform X1, whose translation MAAAVCSPEVAAEGQEPLLSAGEVEEESRDVVETQEHYKSRWRSIWIMYLTMFLSSVGFSIVIMSVWPYLQKIDPTADASFLGWIIASYSIGQMVASPLFGVWSNYRPRREPLVVSTTISVAANCLYAYVHLPHSHNKYYMLTARALVGFGAGNVAVVRSYIAGATSLKERTSAMANTSACQAVGFILGPVFQTCFTLIGEEGVTWKLIHLQLNMYTAPVLFGALLGVINIILIFAIFREHRVDDMGRQCKSINFEEESGGLDQDAEGNIDHVAVVAINVLFFVILFVFAVFETIATPLTMDMYSWTRKEAVFYNGIILSVVGIESVIVFMVVKTLSKKTGERAILHGGLLVVLVGFFILLPWGKKLPNIQWQEIKNNSIPRATSTEMLMPFWSLQALQLPSNHTAEPVGCPITQSWCLNTPMIYLAQYITSDILIGLGYPVCNVMSYTLYSKILGPKPQGVYMGWLTASGSGARILGPVFVSQIYTHLGPRWAFSLICGVVVVSLLLLEIVYKRLIAFSVRYGRMQEENC comes from the exons ATGGCGGCCGCGGTCTGCAGTCCGGAGGTGGCTGCTGAGGGGCAGGAGCCCTTGCTGAGTGCcggagaggtggaggaggagagcag GGATGTTGTGGAAACACAAGAGCATTATAAGAGCAGGTGGCGATCCATCTGGATTATGTATCTTACTATGTTTCTCAGTAGTGTAG GTTTCTCAATTGTAATTATGTCTGTGTGGCCATATCTCCAAAAG ATTGATCCGACAGCAGATGCGAGTTTCTTGGGTTGGATAATAGCTTCATATAGCATTGGCCAAATGGTCGCCTCTCCCCTGTTCGGTGTGTGGTCCAATTACAGGCCAAGGAGAGAACCTCTCGTTGTTTCAACTACTATTTCAGTAGCTGCTAATTGTCTTTATGCCTACGTCCATTTACCTCATTCACACAACAAATACTACATGCTGACTGCACGTGCTCTTGTGGGATTTGGAGCAG gaaACGTGGCTGTAGTTCGATCGTATATTGCAGGTGCCACTTCTCTTAAGGAAAGAACAAGTGCCATGGCCAATACCAGTGCCTGCCAAGCAGTTGGCTTCATATTAGGACCAG TTTTTCAGACGTGTTTTACACTTATTGGAGAAGAAGGAGTAACATGGAAATTAATTCATCTTCAGCTGAACATGTATACGGCACCAGTTTTATTTGGAGCTCTCTTAGGAGTTATTAATATTATTCTCATCTTTGCCATATTTAG AGAGCATCGAGTGGATGACATGGGACGGCAATGCAAAAGTATCAATTTTGAAGAAG AAAGTGGTGGTCTGGATCAGGATGCAGAAGGAAACATTGACCATGTTGCTGTGGTAGCAATCAATGTTCTTTTCTTTGTCATCTTGTTTGTGTTTGCTGTCTTTGAAAC TATAGCTACTCCACTGACAATGGATATGTATTCCTGGACCAGGAAAGAAGCCGTTTTTTATAATGGAATAATCCTTAGTGTGGTTGGCATTGAATCGGTTATTGTTTTCATGGTGGTTAAAACGCTATCTAAAAA GACTGGTGAGCGTGCCATACTCCATGGAGGCTTACTAGTTGTCTTGGTTGGATTCTTTATCTTACTGCCTTGGGGGAAAAAACTACCGAACATCCAGTGGCAAG aaataaagaataacTCCATTCCCAGAGCAACTTCCACTGAAATGCTAATGCCTTTCTGGAGTTTGCAAGCGCTGCAGCTTCCATCCAACCACACAGCGGAACCCGTGGGCTGCCCCATCACACAGTCCTGGTGCCTAAACACTCCAATGATCTACCTGGCCCAGTATATCACCTCTGACATACTAATAGGATTGGGCTATCCAGTTTGTAACGTCATGTCCTACACTTTATACTCAAAAATTCTAGGACCAAAGCCTCAG GGTGTCTACATGGGATGGTTAACTGCCTCTGGAAGTGGAGCACGGATACTTGGGCCTGTTTTTGTGAGCCAAATATACACTCACCTGGGACCACGCTGGGCATTTAGCTTAATCTGCGGAGTTGTTGTAGTCTCTCTCTTACTCCTGGAGATAGTATACAAGAGACTAATTGCATTTTCTGTCAGATATGGAAGGATGCAAGAAGAgaattgttaa
- the MFSD8 gene encoding major facilitator superfamily domain-containing protein 8 isoform X3, whose protein sequence is MFLSSVGFSIVIMSVWPYLQKIDPTADASFLGWIIASYSIGQMVASPLFGVWSNYRPRREPLVVSTTISVAANCLYAYVHLPHSHNKYYMLTARALVGFGAESGGLDQDAEGNIDHVAVVAINVLFFVILFVFAVFETIATPLTMDMYSWTRKEAVFYNGIILSVVGIESVIVFMVVKTLSKKTGERAILHGGLLVVLVGFFILLPWGKKLPNIQWQEIKNNSIPRATSTEMLMPFWSLQALQLPSNHTAEPVGCPITQSWCLNTPMIYLAQYITSDILIGLGYPVCNVMSYTLYSKILGPKPQGVYMGWLTASGSGARILGPVFVSQIYTHLGPRWAFSLICGVVVVSLLLLEIVYKRLIAFSVRYGRMQEENC, encoded by the exons ATGTTTCTCAGTAGTGTAG GTTTCTCAATTGTAATTATGTCTGTGTGGCCATATCTCCAAAAG ATTGATCCGACAGCAGATGCGAGTTTCTTGGGTTGGATAATAGCTTCATATAGCATTGGCCAAATGGTCGCCTCTCCCCTGTTCGGTGTGTGGTCCAATTACAGGCCAAGGAGAGAACCTCTCGTTGTTTCAACTACTATTTCAGTAGCTGCTAATTGTCTTTATGCCTACGTCCATTTACCTCATTCACACAACAAATACTACATGCTGACTGCACGTGCTCTTGTGGGATTTGGAGCAG AAAGTGGTGGTCTGGATCAGGATGCAGAAGGAAACATTGACCATGTTGCTGTGGTAGCAATCAATGTTCTTTTCTTTGTCATCTTGTTTGTGTTTGCTGTCTTTGAAAC TATAGCTACTCCACTGACAATGGATATGTATTCCTGGACCAGGAAAGAAGCCGTTTTTTATAATGGAATAATCCTTAGTGTGGTTGGCATTGAATCGGTTATTGTTTTCATGGTGGTTAAAACGCTATCTAAAAA GACTGGTGAGCGTGCCATACTCCATGGAGGCTTACTAGTTGTCTTGGTTGGATTCTTTATCTTACTGCCTTGGGGGAAAAAACTACCGAACATCCAGTGGCAAG aaataaagaataacTCCATTCCCAGAGCAACTTCCACTGAAATGCTAATGCCTTTCTGGAGTTTGCAAGCGCTGCAGCTTCCATCCAACCACACAGCGGAACCCGTGGGCTGCCCCATCACACAGTCCTGGTGCCTAAACACTCCAATGATCTACCTGGCCCAGTATATCACCTCTGACATACTAATAGGATTGGGCTATCCAGTTTGTAACGTCATGTCCTACACTTTATACTCAAAAATTCTAGGACCAAAGCCTCAG GGTGTCTACATGGGATGGTTAACTGCCTCTGGAAGTGGAGCACGGATACTTGGGCCTGTTTTTGTGAGCCAAATATACACTCACCTGGGACCACGCTGGGCATTTAGCTTAATCTGCGGAGTTGTTGTAGTCTCTCTCTTACTCCTGGAGATAGTATACAAGAGACTAATTGCATTTTCTGTCAGATATGGAAGGATGCAAGAAGAgaattgttaa
- the MFSD8 gene encoding major facilitator superfamily domain-containing protein 8 isoform X8, giving the protein MYLTMFLSSVGFSIVIMSVWPYLQKIDPTADASFLGWIIASYSIGQMVASPLFGVWSNYRPRREPLVVSTTISVAANCLYAYVHLPHSHNKYYMLTARALVGFGAESGGLDQDAEGNIDHVAVVAINVLFFVILFVFAVFETIATPLTMDMYSWTRKEAVFYNGIILSVVGIESVIVFMVVKTLSKKTGERAILHGGLLVVLVGFFILLPWGKKLPNIQWQEIKNNSIPRATSTEMLMPFWSLQALQLPSNHTAEPVGCPITQSWCLNTPMIYLAQYITSDILIGLGYPVCNVMSYTLYSKILGPKPQGVYMGWLTASGSGARILGPVFVSQIYTHLGPRWAFSLICGVVVVSLLLLEIVYKRLIAFSVRYGRMQEENC; this is encoded by the exons ATGTATCTTACTATGTTTCTCAGTAGTGTAG GTTTCTCAATTGTAATTATGTCTGTGTGGCCATATCTCCAAAAG ATTGATCCGACAGCAGATGCGAGTTTCTTGGGTTGGATAATAGCTTCATATAGCATTGGCCAAATGGTCGCCTCTCCCCTGTTCGGTGTGTGGTCCAATTACAGGCCAAGGAGAGAACCTCTCGTTGTTTCAACTACTATTTCAGTAGCTGCTAATTGTCTTTATGCCTACGTCCATTTACCTCATTCACACAACAAATACTACATGCTGACTGCACGTGCTCTTGTGGGATTTGGAGCAG AAAGTGGTGGTCTGGATCAGGATGCAGAAGGAAACATTGACCATGTTGCTGTGGTAGCAATCAATGTTCTTTTCTTTGTCATCTTGTTTGTGTTTGCTGTCTTTGAAAC TATAGCTACTCCACTGACAATGGATATGTATTCCTGGACCAGGAAAGAAGCCGTTTTTTATAATGGAATAATCCTTAGTGTGGTTGGCATTGAATCGGTTATTGTTTTCATGGTGGTTAAAACGCTATCTAAAAA GACTGGTGAGCGTGCCATACTCCATGGAGGCTTACTAGTTGTCTTGGTTGGATTCTTTATCTTACTGCCTTGGGGGAAAAAACTACCGAACATCCAGTGGCAAG aaataaagaataacTCCATTCCCAGAGCAACTTCCACTGAAATGCTAATGCCTTTCTGGAGTTTGCAAGCGCTGCAGCTTCCATCCAACCACACAGCGGAACCCGTGGGCTGCCCCATCACACAGTCCTGGTGCCTAAACACTCCAATGATCTACCTGGCCCAGTATATCACCTCTGACATACTAATAGGATTGGGCTATCCAGTTTGTAACGTCATGTCCTACACTTTATACTCAAAAATTCTAGGACCAAAGCCTCAG GGTGTCTACATGGGATGGTTAACTGCCTCTGGAAGTGGAGCACGGATACTTGGGCCTGTTTTTGTGAGCCAAATATACACTCACCTGGGACCACGCTGGGCATTTAGCTTAATCTGCGGAGTTGTTGTAGTCTCTCTCTTACTCCTGGAGATAGTATACAAGAGACTAATTGCATTTTCTGTCAGATATGGAAGGATGCAAGAAGAgaattgttaa
- the MFSD8 gene encoding major facilitator superfamily domain-containing protein 8 isoform X5 encodes MYLTMFLSSVGFSIVIMSVWPYLQKIDPTADASFLGWIIASYSIGQMVASPLFGVWSNYRPRREPLVVSTTISVAANCLYAYVHLPHSHNKYYMLTARALVGFGAVFQTCFTLIGEEGVTWKLIHLQLNMYTAPVLFGALLGVINIILIFAIFREHRVDDMGRQCKSINFEEESGGLDQDAEGNIDHVAVVAINVLFFVILFVFAVFETIATPLTMDMYSWTRKEAVFYNGIILSVVGIESVIVFMVVKTLSKKTGERAILHGGLLVVLVGFFILLPWGKKLPNIQWQEIKNNSIPRATSTEMLMPFWSLQALQLPSNHTAEPVGCPITQSWCLNTPMIYLAQYITSDILIGLGYPVCNVMSYTLYSKILGPKPQGVYMGWLTASGSGARILGPVFVSQIYTHLGPRWAFSLICGVVVVSLLLLEIVYKRLIAFSVRYGRMQEENC; translated from the exons ATGTATCTTACTATGTTTCTCAGTAGTGTAG GTTTCTCAATTGTAATTATGTCTGTGTGGCCATATCTCCAAAAG ATTGATCCGACAGCAGATGCGAGTTTCTTGGGTTGGATAATAGCTTCATATAGCATTGGCCAAATGGTCGCCTCTCCCCTGTTCGGTGTGTGGTCCAATTACAGGCCAAGGAGAGAACCTCTCGTTGTTTCAACTACTATTTCAGTAGCTGCTAATTGTCTTTATGCCTACGTCCATTTACCTCATTCACACAACAAATACTACATGCTGACTGCACGTGCTCTTGTGGGATTTGGAGCAG TTTTTCAGACGTGTTTTACACTTATTGGAGAAGAAGGAGTAACATGGAAATTAATTCATCTTCAGCTGAACATGTATACGGCACCAGTTTTATTTGGAGCTCTCTTAGGAGTTATTAATATTATTCTCATCTTTGCCATATTTAG AGAGCATCGAGTGGATGACATGGGACGGCAATGCAAAAGTATCAATTTTGAAGAAG AAAGTGGTGGTCTGGATCAGGATGCAGAAGGAAACATTGACCATGTTGCTGTGGTAGCAATCAATGTTCTTTTCTTTGTCATCTTGTTTGTGTTTGCTGTCTTTGAAAC TATAGCTACTCCACTGACAATGGATATGTATTCCTGGACCAGGAAAGAAGCCGTTTTTTATAATGGAATAATCCTTAGTGTGGTTGGCATTGAATCGGTTATTGTTTTCATGGTGGTTAAAACGCTATCTAAAAA GACTGGTGAGCGTGCCATACTCCATGGAGGCTTACTAGTTGTCTTGGTTGGATTCTTTATCTTACTGCCTTGGGGGAAAAAACTACCGAACATCCAGTGGCAAG aaataaagaataacTCCATTCCCAGAGCAACTTCCACTGAAATGCTAATGCCTTTCTGGAGTTTGCAAGCGCTGCAGCTTCCATCCAACCACACAGCGGAACCCGTGGGCTGCCCCATCACACAGTCCTGGTGCCTAAACACTCCAATGATCTACCTGGCCCAGTATATCACCTCTGACATACTAATAGGATTGGGCTATCCAGTTTGTAACGTCATGTCCTACACTTTATACTCAAAAATTCTAGGACCAAAGCCTCAG GGTGTCTACATGGGATGGTTAACTGCCTCTGGAAGTGGAGCACGGATACTTGGGCCTGTTTTTGTGAGCCAAATATACACTCACCTGGGACCACGCTGGGCATTTAGCTTAATCTGCGGAGTTGTTGTAGTCTCTCTCTTACTCCTGGAGATAGTATACAAGAGACTAATTGCATTTTCTGTCAGATATGGAAGGATGCAAGAAGAgaattgttaa
- the MFSD8 gene encoding major facilitator superfamily domain-containing protein 8 isoform X4, translating into MYLTMFLSSVGFSIVIMSVWPYLQKIDPTADASFLGWIIASYSIGQMVASPLFGVWSNYRPRREPLVVSTTISVAANCLYAYVHLPHSHNKYYMLTARALVGFGAGNVAVVRSYIAGATSLKERTSAMANTSACQAVGFILGPVFQTCFTLIGEEGVTWKLIHLQLNMYTAPVLFGALLGVINIILIFAIFREHRVDDMGRQCKSINFEEESGGLDQDAEGNIDHVAVVAINVLFFVILFVFAVFETIATPLTMDMYSWTRKEAVFYNGIILSVVGIESVIVFMVVKTLSKKTGERAILHGGLLVVLVGFFILLPWGKKLPNIQWQEIKNNSIPRATSTEMLMPFWSLQALQLPSNHTAEPVGCPITQSWCLNTPMIYLAQYITSDILIGLGYPVCNVMSYTLYSKILGPKPQGVYMGWLTASGSGARILGPVFVSQIYTHLGPRWAFSLICGVVVVSLLLLEIVYKRLIAFSVRYGRMQEENC; encoded by the exons ATGTATCTTACTATGTTTCTCAGTAGTGTAG GTTTCTCAATTGTAATTATGTCTGTGTGGCCATATCTCCAAAAG ATTGATCCGACAGCAGATGCGAGTTTCTTGGGTTGGATAATAGCTTCATATAGCATTGGCCAAATGGTCGCCTCTCCCCTGTTCGGTGTGTGGTCCAATTACAGGCCAAGGAGAGAACCTCTCGTTGTTTCAACTACTATTTCAGTAGCTGCTAATTGTCTTTATGCCTACGTCCATTTACCTCATTCACACAACAAATACTACATGCTGACTGCACGTGCTCTTGTGGGATTTGGAGCAG gaaACGTGGCTGTAGTTCGATCGTATATTGCAGGTGCCACTTCTCTTAAGGAAAGAACAAGTGCCATGGCCAATACCAGTGCCTGCCAAGCAGTTGGCTTCATATTAGGACCAG TTTTTCAGACGTGTTTTACACTTATTGGAGAAGAAGGAGTAACATGGAAATTAATTCATCTTCAGCTGAACATGTATACGGCACCAGTTTTATTTGGAGCTCTCTTAGGAGTTATTAATATTATTCTCATCTTTGCCATATTTAG AGAGCATCGAGTGGATGACATGGGACGGCAATGCAAAAGTATCAATTTTGAAGAAG AAAGTGGTGGTCTGGATCAGGATGCAGAAGGAAACATTGACCATGTTGCTGTGGTAGCAATCAATGTTCTTTTCTTTGTCATCTTGTTTGTGTTTGCTGTCTTTGAAAC TATAGCTACTCCACTGACAATGGATATGTATTCCTGGACCAGGAAAGAAGCCGTTTTTTATAATGGAATAATCCTTAGTGTGGTTGGCATTGAATCGGTTATTGTTTTCATGGTGGTTAAAACGCTATCTAAAAA GACTGGTGAGCGTGCCATACTCCATGGAGGCTTACTAGTTGTCTTGGTTGGATTCTTTATCTTACTGCCTTGGGGGAAAAAACTACCGAACATCCAGTGGCAAG aaataaagaataacTCCATTCCCAGAGCAACTTCCACTGAAATGCTAATGCCTTTCTGGAGTTTGCAAGCGCTGCAGCTTCCATCCAACCACACAGCGGAACCCGTGGGCTGCCCCATCACACAGTCCTGGTGCCTAAACACTCCAATGATCTACCTGGCCCAGTATATCACCTCTGACATACTAATAGGATTGGGCTATCCAGTTTGTAACGTCATGTCCTACACTTTATACTCAAAAATTCTAGGACCAAAGCCTCAG GGTGTCTACATGGGATGGTTAACTGCCTCTGGAAGTGGAGCACGGATACTTGGGCCTGTTTTTGTGAGCCAAATATACACTCACCTGGGACCACGCTGGGCATTTAGCTTAATCTGCGGAGTTGTTGTAGTCTCTCTCTTACTCCTGGAGATAGTATACAAGAGACTAATTGCATTTTCTGTCAGATATGGAAGGATGCAAGAAGAgaattgttaa
- the MFSD8 gene encoding major facilitator superfamily domain-containing protein 8 isoform X7, with the protein MYLTMFLSSVGFSIVIMSVWPYLQKIDPTADASFLGWIIASYSIGQMVASPLFGVWSNYRPRREPLVVSTTISVAANCLYAYVHLPHSHNKYYMLTARALVGFGAGNVAVVRSYIAGATSLKERTSAMANTSACQAVGFILGPESGGLDQDAEGNIDHVAVVAINVLFFVILFVFAVFETIATPLTMDMYSWTRKEAVFYNGIILSVVGIESVIVFMVVKTLSKKTGERAILHGGLLVVLVGFFILLPWGKKLPNIQWQEIKNNSIPRATSTEMLMPFWSLQALQLPSNHTAEPVGCPITQSWCLNTPMIYLAQYITSDILIGLGYPVCNVMSYTLYSKILGPKPQGVYMGWLTASGSGARILGPVFVSQIYTHLGPRWAFSLICGVVVVSLLLLEIVYKRLIAFSVRYGRMQEENC; encoded by the exons ATGTATCTTACTATGTTTCTCAGTAGTGTAG GTTTCTCAATTGTAATTATGTCTGTGTGGCCATATCTCCAAAAG ATTGATCCGACAGCAGATGCGAGTTTCTTGGGTTGGATAATAGCTTCATATAGCATTGGCCAAATGGTCGCCTCTCCCCTGTTCGGTGTGTGGTCCAATTACAGGCCAAGGAGAGAACCTCTCGTTGTTTCAACTACTATTTCAGTAGCTGCTAATTGTCTTTATGCCTACGTCCATTTACCTCATTCACACAACAAATACTACATGCTGACTGCACGTGCTCTTGTGGGATTTGGAGCAG gaaACGTGGCTGTAGTTCGATCGTATATTGCAGGTGCCACTTCTCTTAAGGAAAGAACAAGTGCCATGGCCAATACCAGTGCCTGCCAAGCAGTTGGCTTCATATTAGGACCAG AAAGTGGTGGTCTGGATCAGGATGCAGAAGGAAACATTGACCATGTTGCTGTGGTAGCAATCAATGTTCTTTTCTTTGTCATCTTGTTTGTGTTTGCTGTCTTTGAAAC TATAGCTACTCCACTGACAATGGATATGTATTCCTGGACCAGGAAAGAAGCCGTTTTTTATAATGGAATAATCCTTAGTGTGGTTGGCATTGAATCGGTTATTGTTTTCATGGTGGTTAAAACGCTATCTAAAAA GACTGGTGAGCGTGCCATACTCCATGGAGGCTTACTAGTTGTCTTGGTTGGATTCTTTATCTTACTGCCTTGGGGGAAAAAACTACCGAACATCCAGTGGCAAG aaataaagaataacTCCATTCCCAGAGCAACTTCCACTGAAATGCTAATGCCTTTCTGGAGTTTGCAAGCGCTGCAGCTTCCATCCAACCACACAGCGGAACCCGTGGGCTGCCCCATCACACAGTCCTGGTGCCTAAACACTCCAATGATCTACCTGGCCCAGTATATCACCTCTGACATACTAATAGGATTGGGCTATCCAGTTTGTAACGTCATGTCCTACACTTTATACTCAAAAATTCTAGGACCAAAGCCTCAG GGTGTCTACATGGGATGGTTAACTGCCTCTGGAAGTGGAGCACGGATACTTGGGCCTGTTTTTGTGAGCCAAATATACACTCACCTGGGACCACGCTGGGCATTTAGCTTAATCTGCGGAGTTGTTGTAGTCTCTCTCTTACTCCTGGAGATAGTATACAAGAGACTAATTGCATTTTCTGTCAGATATGGAAGGATGCAAGAAGAgaattgttaa